The following proteins come from a genomic window of Gimesia chilikensis:
- a CDS encoding zf-HC2 domain-containing protein has product MNTQLTSETESESEWKACAPGDLEQFVTVMKKRRKVSHMITGAEILTACLAVGLVGFFGLNSFSGSAEPPTEQVAKKVGKKCPGGLYCDEALNHAEAFVAHKLDAETTSKMKEHLAHCPGCQKKVDQLRINMHNNATAHIGPLQEESEWDAFVLTLNQ; this is encoded by the coding sequence ATGAATACACAACTTACATCCGAAACTGAATCAGAATCTGAATGGAAGGCCTGCGCGCCGGGCGACCTGGAACAATTTGTCACCGTGATGAAGAAGCGGCGTAAAGTCAGCCACATGATCACCGGGGCCGAGATCCTCACCGCCTGTCTGGCCGTCGGGCTGGTTGGCTTTTTTGGTCTGAACTCGTTCTCAGGCTCTGCAGAACCGCCAACCGAGCAGGTCGCGAAGAAGGTAGGTAAGAAGTGCCCGGGCGGATTGTACTGTGATGAAGCGCTGAACCATGCGGAAGCTTTCGTCGCTCACAAGCTCGACGCTGAAACAACCAGTAAAATGAAGGAACATCTGGCCCATTGTCCCGGCTGCCAGAAAAAGGTTGATCAACTTCGCATAAACATGCACAATAACGCCACTGCCCACATCGGTCCGTTACAGGAAGAGTCCGAGTGGGATGCGTTTGTGTTGACCTTAAATCAGTAA
- a CDS encoding SMC-Scp complex subunit ScpB has protein sequence MSQEEETPADDDRLSSEDDFLAAFSSSGQVDEEIDADYERTLEALEAVERDLELPEEPETDEPVAAAAVKTSSQTATKRETRIPPRAIIEAALFVGGKPLTTKKLCSLLNDEYSTSYVDDLLDDLNRQYNDEARPYEIRMEEGGYRLILRHDFERIRNRVYGFGPKEVKLTQDALEVLALVAYRQPITKDEIIAAGKDKAAGILRQLIRRELIAIERNEDKKAEVKYITTSRFLQVFGLGNIEELPYSESLNHK, from the coding sequence ATGTCCCAGGAAGAAGAAACCCCTGCCGACGACGATCGGCTCTCCAGCGAAGATGACTTCCTGGCTGCCTTTTCGTCATCAGGTCAGGTCGATGAAGAAATCGACGCCGACTACGAACGGACGCTCGAAGCGCTGGAAGCTGTCGAACGGGATCTGGAACTCCCCGAAGAACCTGAGACAGACGAGCCTGTCGCAGCGGCTGCCGTCAAAACCAGTTCCCAGACCGCCACCAAACGGGAAACCCGGATTCCTCCGCGTGCCATCATCGAAGCCGCGCTGTTTGTCGGCGGCAAGCCATTGACCACGAAGAAACTCTGCTCGCTGCTCAACGACGAGTACTCAACGTCTTACGTCGACGATCTGCTCGACGATCTGAACCGCCAGTACAACGACGAAGCCCGCCCGTACGAAATCCGCATGGAGGAGGGGGGCTATCGCCTGATTCTCCGTCACGACTTCGAACGCATCCGCAACCGCGTGTATGGTTTCGGCCCGAAAGAGGTCAAGCTGACCCAGGACGCGCTGGAAGTCCTCGCGCTGGTCGCTTATCGCCAGCCGATCACCAAGGACGAGATCATCGCCGCCGGCAAAGACAAGGCGGCCGGTATCCTGCGACAACTAATCCGTCGCGAACTGATCGCCATTGAGCGCAACGAAGACAAGAAAGCCGAAGTCAAATACATCACGACCAGCCGCTTCCTGCAGGTCTTCGGCCTGGGTAACATCGAAGAATTACCTTACAGTGAATCGCTGAATCACAAATAG
- a CDS encoding alpha-ketoglutarate-dependent dioxygenase AlkB family protein, which translates to MNRIRVLHRPEYRDVNADCSARANRIGGNPVYHAEWKIKAVSLRRWSVAGTVIGLTSIQRRQSAMPEPQLELIPAFLDQATELFTLLREQVVWDERMKARKTASFGVAYNYSGITYPWTVMLPALEPVCERIAEEIGFLPNNCLLNYYADGTSTMGYHSDSTEELQAGTGVVIVSLGATRAISFRSRQDPQEKYSYELQNGDLLYMRNEIQDDWQHAIPRDADAGPRISLTFREIAD; encoded by the coding sequence TTGAACCGCATTCGAGTCCTGCATCGACCTGAGTACCGGGATGTGAATGCAGACTGTTCTGCCAGGGCGAACCGAATCGGTGGAAATCCGGTCTATCATGCAGAATGGAAAATCAAAGCGGTTTCACTGCGGCGCTGGTCAGTTGCTGGGACAGTGATTGGACTGACCAGTATTCAACGGAGACAATCTGCCATGCCGGAACCACAGCTGGAGCTCATTCCCGCCTTTCTGGATCAGGCGACGGAGTTATTTACGTTGCTGCGTGAGCAGGTCGTCTGGGATGAGAGAATGAAAGCCCGTAAGACTGCCAGCTTTGGTGTGGCTTACAACTATTCGGGAATCACTTATCCGTGGACCGTCATGCTGCCCGCGTTAGAACCGGTCTGTGAGCGCATCGCGGAGGAGATCGGTTTCCTGCCAAACAACTGTCTGCTGAATTATTATGCCGATGGAACGTCCACAATGGGCTATCACAGCGATTCTACAGAGGAGCTGCAGGCGGGGACTGGTGTAGTCATTGTTTCGCTGGGTGCGACCAGAGCAATTTCGTTTCGCAGCAGACAGGATCCGCAAGAAAAGTATTCCTACGAATTACAAAACGGCGATCTGTTGTATATGCGGAATGAGATCCAGGACGATTGGCAGCACGCGATTCCTCGCGACGCGGACGCCGGTCCGCGGATCAGTCTCACATTTCGCGAGATTGCCGACTAA
- a CDS encoding macro domain-containing protein, with amino-acid sequence MNVEIVSGNILEQPVEVIVNSWNRNVIPWWLLLPQGVSGAIKKQGGTTPFKEVAKQGAIPLGEARLTSAGRLPYRGIIHVAGINLLWFATEYSVTQSVINAMKLVDEHEFQSVAFPLIGSGSGNRGKDWSLGVMQHALAKIDSPAQVRIVKFEPHSSPAST; translated from the coding sequence ATGAATGTGGAAATTGTCAGCGGGAATATTCTTGAGCAACCTGTGGAAGTGATCGTCAACAGCTGGAACCGCAACGTGATTCCCTGGTGGTTGTTGTTACCTCAAGGCGTTTCGGGGGCGATCAAGAAACAGGGAGGAACGACGCCCTTTAAAGAGGTCGCGAAACAAGGTGCGATCCCCCTGGGAGAAGCCCGGCTGACATCCGCAGGACGTCTACCTTATCGCGGTATCATCCACGTCGCCGGGATCAACCTGCTCTGGTTCGCAACCGAGTACTCGGTCACGCAGTCCGTCATCAACGCGATGAAGCTGGTCGACGAACATGAATTCCAGAGCGTCGCTTTTCCCCTGATTGGTTCGGGGTCCGGGAATCGGGGCAAAGACTGGTCGCTCGGCGTCATGCAACATGCCCTGGCGAAGATCGACAGTCCCGCGCAGGTCAGAATTGTCAAATTTGAACCGCATTCGAGTCCTGCATCGACCTGA
- a CDS encoding NUDIX hydrolase: MQIRNKVIISVIHQGQVLLAEGYDPHREFLFYIPVGGGLEFGETLEAAAKRELFEELGITAHALQFLGFHESHFEYQGIPEHEIMFHYLCSIDDSVREALPETGTESDGVPFKVLWFSRDELATVKQQLVPPGIYEPLQSQLQ; the protein is encoded by the coding sequence ATGCAGATCCGTAACAAAGTCATCATTTCCGTGATCCATCAGGGGCAGGTTCTATTGGCGGAGGGCTATGATCCGCACCGCGAGTTTCTGTTCTATATTCCCGTGGGTGGCGGTCTGGAGTTCGGCGAGACCCTGGAAGCAGCCGCGAAACGGGAACTGTTTGAAGAACTGGGCATCACAGCGCACGCGCTGCAGTTCCTCGGTTTTCATGAATCCCACTTTGAATATCAAGGGATTCCGGAACATGAAATCATGTTCCACTATCTCTGCTCAATAGACGACTCAGTGCGCGAGGCACTGCCCGAAACCGGAACGGAATCGGATGGAGTCCCTTTCAAAGTATTGTGGTTTTCGCGGGATGAACTGGCGACGGTCAAACAGCAGCTGGTACCGCCCGGGATTTATGAACCACTCCAATCTCAGTTGCAGTAG
- a CDS encoding DUF6188 family protein: protein MKTLSYSGRNLLLPLAGDTLIAFQETGLTGLVFADEEAVRSLIEFEDELQITDVDGSRTLRGTKPGAGFWRADLERLDYLLGYRLMSAIARHDGCLTLEFETGARLEVQSTTGYEAWHFQCPLPQTSTKQHPISVYGDHGKLIISS from the coding sequence ATGAAAACGCTCAGCTATAGCGGACGCAATCTGCTGCTGCCCCTCGCCGGTGATACGTTGATCGCATTTCAGGAGACCGGGCTGACGGGCCTCGTCTTCGCAGACGAAGAAGCTGTGAGGTCACTGATTGAGTTCGAGGACGAACTGCAAATCACCGATGTCGACGGCTCGCGCACGCTGCGGGGGACGAAGCCGGGGGCCGGTTTCTGGCGCGCGGATCTGGAACGGCTCGACTACCTGCTCGGTTACCGGCTGATGTCAGCAATTGCCCGGCATGACGGTTGTTTGACATTGGAGTTTGAAACCGGAGCCCGTCTGGAAGTACAATCGACGACCGGTTACGAAGCCTGGCATTTTCAGTGTCCGCTGCCACAGACTTCAACGAAGCAACATCCCATTTCCGTATACGGAGATCACGGAAAACTGATTATTTCGTCCTGA
- a CDS encoding ADP-ribosylglycohydrolase family protein produces MWGAIAGDVIGSYFEHVPTKSTQFYLFREESTFTDDTVLTAAVADWLLHDSDLVSTLQRYVRRYPDAGYGHTFLTWAQLRQRMPYQSWGNGSAMRVSPVAYAAETMADCLYLAKKSAEVTHNHQQGIYGAQATAACVFLARTGKSKAEIQDFVEHEFQYDLQRTLEEIRPHYVFDVSCQGSVPESIIAFLESTDFESAIRNAISLGGDADTMACIAGAIAEPFYGGVPAEISQQVLPLLDDRLRTTVQTFHDRFVTGGLQNSDRNQNDATESD; encoded by the coding sequence ATGTGGGGTGCTATTGCCGGTGATGTGATCGGTTCTTATTTCGAGCATGTGCCGACGAAGTCGACGCAGTTCTATCTGTTTCGCGAAGAGTCGACATTCACCGACGATACAGTGCTCACAGCCGCGGTTGCGGACTGGCTGTTACATGACTCTGATCTGGTCAGCACGCTGCAGCGATATGTCAGACGCTATCCGGATGCCGGCTACGGACACACGTTTCTGACCTGGGCTCAGTTGCGACAGCGCATGCCCTACCAGAGTTGGGGGAACGGTTCTGCCATGCGGGTCAGCCCCGTGGCTTATGCTGCAGAAACAATGGCCGACTGCCTCTACCTGGCAAAAAAGTCCGCCGAGGTGACCCACAACCATCAGCAGGGAATTTATGGGGCTCAGGCCACAGCGGCCTGTGTCTTTCTGGCACGTACTGGAAAGTCGAAAGCAGAGATTCAGGACTTTGTCGAGCATGAATTTCAGTACGATCTGCAGAGAACGCTGGAAGAGATCCGTCCCCATTATGTGTTTGATGTTTCCTGCCAGGGCTCGGTACCAGAGTCGATCATCGCTTTTCTGGAATCGACCGATTTCGAATCGGCCATCCGCAACGCAATCTCACTGGGCGGTGATGCCGATACCATGGCCTGTATCGCCGGTGCGATCGCCGAACCCTTTTATGGCGGCGTCCCTGCAGAAATTTCGCAACAGGTTTTGCCACTGCTGGACGACCGATTACGAACGACCGTGCAGACGTTTCATGATCGCTTTGTCACCGGCGGTCTCCAAAACTCAGATAGAAATCAAAACGATGCAACTGAATCTGACTGA
- a CDS encoding SMI1/KNR4 family protein, which yields MSWKEQILKLCSAAEFFPGAKRHEIQQAEAELGVVLPEDLASLLQESNGVEGEYGLGLIWQLERIVQENQAFRENPDFPELYMPFDHLLFFADAGNGDQFAFPIQAGAIRRPDVFVWSHEEDSRTCCAPSLSKYLEWWLTGELLL from the coding sequence ATGTCATGGAAAGAACAGATTCTGAAGTTATGTAGCGCTGCAGAATTCTTCCCCGGTGCCAAACGGCACGAGATTCAGCAGGCGGAAGCAGAACTGGGCGTGGTACTGCCGGAAGACCTGGCGAGCCTGCTGCAGGAATCGAATGGCGTCGAAGGCGAATACGGTCTGGGGCTGATCTGGCAGCTGGAACGCATCGTCCAGGAAAACCAGGCCTTTCGTGAGAACCCGGACTTTCCCGAACTGTATATGCCCTTCGATCACCTGCTGTTCTTTGCCGACGCCGGGAATGGAGATCAGTTCGCTTTTCCAATTCAGGCCGGAGCCATCCGCCGGCCTGATGTATTTGTATGGAGCCACGAAGAGGACAGTCGAACCTGTTGCGCTCCCTCACTGTCGAAGTATCTGGAATGGTGGCTCACTGGAGAGCTGCTGTTGTGA
- a CDS encoding SIMPL domain-containing protein (The SIMPL domain is named for its presence in mouse protein SIMPL (signalling molecule that associates with mouse pelle-like kinase). Bacterial member BP26, from Brucella, was shown to assemble into a channel-like structure, while YggE from E. coli has been associated with resistance to oxidative stress.): protein MSESARFIEVIAQSATDRCVDSYQAEVQVVVNSRKPGRESCFEESLKLRDEVISVLKQSGIPEENILEGNGDRDWYYDENWRRIAHSLQISHKDITKLIKAMGKVEQMFSAKKRSFFSPLKRSFTMKAPQACYSSQNQTIEEVLHSIVMEARKKADSLASAAGLQISGVLTVIEDSDSGSNRSGNSLTADDDDLMDLELSENYTVLTPQRKLARRQFRVRFAVE from the coding sequence ATGTCCGAATCCGCTCGCTTTATCGAAGTCATCGCACAATCTGCGACTGACCGTTGTGTCGACTCGTATCAGGCTGAAGTTCAGGTCGTCGTCAACAGTCGTAAACCCGGTCGAGAATCCTGTTTCGAGGAATCATTGAAATTACGAGACGAGGTCATCTCGGTGCTGAAACAATCCGGCATCCCGGAAGAAAATATTCTGGAGGGGAATGGAGATCGAGACTGGTATTATGATGAGAACTGGAGAAGGATCGCTCATTCCCTGCAGATCAGTCACAAAGACATCACTAAACTGATCAAAGCCATGGGAAAAGTCGAGCAGATGTTTTCAGCAAAGAAGAGATCATTTTTCTCACCGTTGAAGAGGTCTTTTACAATGAAGGCACCTCAGGCCTGTTACTCGAGTCAAAATCAGACGATTGAGGAAGTCCTGCATTCCATCGTGATGGAGGCGCGTAAAAAAGCAGACAGTCTTGCCTCAGCAGCAGGACTGCAGATCAGCGGCGTATTGACAGTGATCGAGGATTCGGATTCCGGCAGCAACAGAAGTGGGAACAGCCTGACAGCGGATGACGATGATCTGATGGATCTGGAGTTGAGCGAGAATTACACGGTTTTAACGCCGCAACGCAAATTGGCCCGTCGTCAGTTCCGGGTCCGTTTTGCAGTCGAATAA
- the aroE gene encoding shikimate dehydrogenase codes for MNQPLNFKQELTCVFGQPVAENPTQCMMEAAYNACGLEWRYLTIEVAPENLVQAVGGLRAMGFRGANLTIPHKVEVIQYLDGISDAAAMMGAVNCIVRKDHQLLGENTDGKGFVQSLKEVTDPSGKKIVMFGAGGAARAIGVETALAGAAEITIVNRSTERGEALAQLLQEKTRVPTTFTKWEGDYTLADDVDVVINATSIGLFPDVDAVFPLDFASLKSNMIVSDVIPNPPETHLLREAAKAGCTTLDGLGMLVNQGVIGFQLWTGVDPDPQVMRAALEEVFGV; via the coding sequence ATGAATCAGCCGCTCAACTTCAAACAGGAACTGACGTGTGTGTTCGGACAACCGGTCGCAGAGAACCCCACGCAGTGCATGATGGAAGCAGCCTACAATGCCTGTGGTCTGGAATGGCGATACCTGACAATTGAAGTGGCTCCCGAAAATCTGGTCCAGGCCGTCGGCGGTCTGCGGGCAATGGGCTTCCGCGGTGCGAATCTGACGATCCCGCATAAAGTCGAAGTCATCCAGTACCTCGATGGCATCAGCGATGCCGCCGCGATGATGGGGGCCGTGAACTGTATCGTCCGCAAAGACCATCAGCTGCTGGGCGAGAACACCGACGGCAAAGGTTTCGTGCAGTCGTTAAAAGAAGTGACTGACCCGTCCGGTAAAAAGATCGTGATGTTTGGTGCCGGTGGCGCGGCCCGCGCGATCGGCGTGGAAACCGCCCTCGCAGGAGCAGCTGAAATCACGATCGTCAACCGCAGTACCGAGCGTGGCGAAGCGCTCGCGCAGCTGCTGCAGGAAAAGACCCGCGTTCCCACCACGTTCACGAAATGGGAAGGCGACTATACCCTCGCGGACGATGTGGACGTCGTCATCAACGCCACTTCGATCGGTCTCTTTCCCGATGTCGACGCCGTCTTCCCGCTCGACTTCGCTTCTCTCAAATCGAACATGATTGTCTCGGACGTGATTCCTAATCCTCCCGAGACCCACCTGCTCCGCGAAGCCGCCAAAGCCGGCTGCACCACCCTCGACGGTCTGGGCATGCTCGTCAACCAGGGCGTGATCGGTTTCCAGCTCTGGACCGGCGTGGACCCCGATCCCCAGGTGATGCGCGCCGCCCTCGAAGAAGTCTTCGGCGTCTGA
- the metF gene encoding methylenetetrahydrofolate reductase [NAD(P)H]: MRISEIYRSGTFGLSVEIFPPKNESGDAELFRTLEELVRYKPAFVSCTYGAGGSTSKRTIELCDTIQKDLHSTATAHFTCVGSTREQLVDWLKEASEAGIGNIMALRGDPPKGEETFIPADGGLKYASELVTLIRENFPEMGIGVAGYPEVHPEALTPQADLENLKRKVDAGADAIYTQLFFNNQHFYRFQERCAQAGIDRPIIPGIMPITEYRRIQRIMSMCSSEFPAELVGRLEAAQDDLDAQFEIGVEYAIAQCQELIDAGVPGMHFYVLNRSQACKRIFDALGWHESVA; encoded by the coding sequence ATGCGAATCAGCGAAATTTATCGTTCGGGAACCTTTGGTCTCTCTGTTGAAATTTTTCCTCCCAAAAATGAAAGTGGCGATGCAGAGTTGTTTCGTACACTGGAGGAACTGGTTCGTTACAAACCTGCTTTCGTCTCCTGTACTTATGGCGCGGGCGGATCTACCAGCAAGCGAACCATCGAACTCTGTGATACCATCCAGAAAGACCTGCACTCGACCGCGACGGCCCACTTCACCTGTGTCGGTTCCACGCGGGAGCAACTGGTTGACTGGCTGAAGGAAGCCAGCGAGGCAGGCATCGGAAACATCATGGCGCTCCGTGGGGATCCACCCAAAGGGGAAGAAACTTTCATTCCCGCGGACGGCGGTCTGAAGTATGCCAGTGAACTCGTCACCCTCATTCGTGAGAATTTCCCCGAGATGGGCATTGGCGTCGCCGGCTACCCCGAAGTGCACCCCGAGGCGCTGACTCCACAGGCTGATCTGGAAAACCTCAAGCGAAAAGTGGATGCGGGCGCAGATGCGATCTACACCCAGCTCTTCTTCAACAACCAGCACTTCTATCGCTTCCAGGAACGTTGTGCCCAGGCAGGCATAGACCGTCCAATCATCCCCGGCATCATGCCGATCACCGAATACCGGCGGATCCAGCGGATCATGTCGATGTGCAGTTCCGAGTTCCCTGCCGAGCTCGTGGGCCGGCTCGAAGCCGCTCAGGATGACCTCGACGCCCAGTTTGAGATCGGCGTGGAATACGCCATCGCGCAGTGCCAGGAGCTAATCGATGCGGGTGTTCCGGGCATGCACTTCTACGTGTTGAACCGTTCGCAGGCCTGCAAGCGGATTTTTGATGCCCTGGGCTGGCACGAATCCGTAGCCTGA
- the ahcY gene encoding adenosylhomocysteinase encodes MSTETNPLPYKVKDYSEEEFQKLAAWGRKEIELAETEMPGLMALREKYGKDQPLKGARIAGCLHMTIQTAVLIETLTALGAEVRWSSCNIFSTQDHAAAAIAATGVPVFAWKGMSEEEFDWCIEQTLFWPNGEGLNMILDDGGDLTVMVHERYPELLKEIKGLTEETTTGVHRLHQMFEQGKLGVPAINVNDSVTKSKFDNLYGCRESLADGIKRATDIMIAGKVVVVCGYGDVGKGCADAMKGLGARVLITEIDPICALQAAMEGYEVTTMEDAASRGDIFVTSTGCCDVIRGEHMDQMKNEAIVCNIGHFDSEIQVAYLKNRSDIEQIEIKPQVDKFVYPDGKAIIVLAEGRLVNLGCATGHPSFVMSNSFTNQVIGQIELWNNEDQYEIGVYMLPKQLDEEVARLHLEKLGVKLSKLTDAQAEYLGIPVEGPYKPDYYRY; translated from the coding sequence ATGTCCACCGAAACCAACCCGTTGCCGTATAAAGTGAAGGATTACAGCGAAGAAGAATTCCAGAAACTCGCTGCCTGGGGTCGCAAGGAAATCGAGCTGGCAGAAACGGAAATGCCAGGTTTGATGGCACTGCGGGAAAAGTACGGTAAAGATCAGCCTCTGAAAGGAGCCCGGATCGCCGGCTGTCTGCACATGACCATTCAGACCGCTGTGCTGATCGAAACTCTGACCGCACTGGGCGCTGAAGTCCGCTGGTCCAGCTGTAACATTTTCTCCACCCAGGATCACGCTGCTGCAGCGATCGCTGCCACCGGTGTTCCCGTCTTCGCCTGGAAAGGGATGAGTGAAGAGGAATTCGACTGGTGTATCGAGCAGACTCTGTTCTGGCCCAACGGCGAAGGTCTGAACATGATCCTCGACGACGGCGGCGACCTGACCGTGATGGTCCATGAAAGGTATCCCGAGCTGCTGAAGGAGATCAAAGGTCTGACCGAAGAGACCACGACCGGCGTGCACCGCCTGCACCAGATGTTCGAACAGGGTAAACTGGGCGTTCCCGCCATCAACGTCAATGACTCCGTCACCAAGAGCAAGTTCGACAACCTCTACGGTTGCCGGGAATCTCTGGCTGACGGCATCAAACGGGCTACCGACATCATGATCGCCGGCAAGGTCGTTGTTGTCTGTGGTTACGGTGATGTGGGTAAAGGCTGTGCCGACGCGATGAAAGGCCTCGGCGCCCGCGTGCTGATCACCGAAATCGATCCGATCTGTGCTCTGCAGGCTGCTATGGAAGGTTACGAAGTTACCACCATGGAAGATGCTGCCAGCCGTGGCGACATCTTTGTGACCTCTACCGGCTGCTGCGACGTCATCCGGGGCGAACACATGGACCAGATGAAGAACGAAGCCATCGTCTGCAACATCGGTCACTTCGACTCTGAAATTCAGGTCGCCTACCTGAAGAACCGCAGCGATATCGAGCAGATCGAAATCAAGCCACAGGTCGACAAGTTCGTCTACCCCGACGGCAAAGCGATCATCGTGCTGGCCGAAGGTCGTCTGGTCAACCTGGGTTGTGCCACCGGCCACCCTTCGTTCGTGATGTCCAACAGCTTCACCAACCAGGTAATCGGCCAGATCGAACTCTGGAACAACGAAGACCAGTACGAAATCGGCGTCTACATGCTGCCTAAGCAGCTGGACGAAGAAGTCGCCCGTCTGCACCTGGAGAAACTGGGCGTGAAACTGTCCAAACTCACAGACGCACAGGCTGAATATCTTGGTATTCCAGTAGAAGGCCCTTACAAGCCGGACTACTACCGCTACTAA
- a CDS encoding sugar phosphate isomerase/epimerase family protein, whose protein sequence is MTQASSRRDFLKQTAAFSTGLAVSSWAGSLLANTALNQPLYKISLAQWSLHRALRGGKLDNLDFAKVTKEEFGINAVEYVNQFFKDKAEDKKYLAEMNKRAADVGVKNVLIMIDGEGALGDPDAKKRTQAIENHHKWVTAAKTLGCHSIRVNARSNGSYEEQQKLAADGLRRLTEFAKKYGINVLVENHGGLSSNGAWLAGVMKMVNMPECGTLPDFGNFVLDRKTGEQYDRYKGVKELMPYAKAVSAKTHDFDKDGNEINTDYVKMMQIVLDAGYHGYVGIEYEGKKLDEYAGIKASKKLLLKVREELTPEETADPCCGQEGYYVPQRRRMFRRRLFRR, encoded by the coding sequence ATGACACAAGCCTCATCGCGCCGTGACTTTCTGAAACAGACCGCTGCCTTTTCGACAGGACTGGCCGTCTCCAGCTGGGCCGGTTCCCTGCTGGCCAACACCGCATTGAACCAGCCTCTGTATAAGATCTCCCTGGCTCAATGGTCGCTGCACCGGGCTCTGCGCGGGGGCAAACTGGACAACCTCGATTTTGCCAAAGTCACCAAAGAAGAGTTCGGCATCAATGCGGTCGAGTACGTGAACCAGTTCTTCAAAGATAAAGCTGAGGACAAGAAATACCTGGCGGAAATGAATAAGCGGGCCGCCGACGTGGGCGTCAAGAACGTGCTGATCATGATCGACGGGGAAGGGGCTCTGGGTGATCCGGATGCCAAGAAACGGACCCAGGCAATTGAGAATCATCACAAGTGGGTCACCGCTGCCAAGACACTGGGCTGTCACTCCATCCGTGTGAATGCCCGCAGCAACGGCAGCTACGAAGAACAGCAGAAGCTGGCCGCCGATGGTCTGCGTCGTCTGACTGAATTCGCCAAAAAGTACGGCATCAACGTTCTGGTGGAAAACCACGGCGGATTGTCGTCTAACGGTGCCTGGCTGGCCGGTGTGATGAAGATGGTCAACATGCCCGAATGTGGCACGCTGCCCGACTTCGGCAACTTCGTACTCGATCGTAAAACCGGCGAGCAGTACGATCGCTACAAAGGCGTCAAAGAACTGATGCCTTATGCCAAAGCCGTCAGTGCCAAAACACACGACTTTGACAAAGATGGCAACGAGATCAACACCGACTATGTGAAGATGATGCAGATCGTTCTGGACGCCGGCTATCACGGTTACGTGGGCATCGAGTATGAAGGCAAGAAACTCGATGAGTACGCGGGCATCAAAGCCAGCAAGAAGCTGCTGCTCAAAGTTCGCGAAGAGCTGACTCCCGAGGAAACTGCTGATCCCTGCTGTGGCCAGGAAGGGTACTATGTACCGCAGCGTCGTCGCATGTTCCGTCGGCGTCTGTTCCGCAGATAA